In one window of Clavelina lepadiformis chromosome 4, kaClaLepa1.1, whole genome shotgun sequence DNA:
- the LOC143451517 gene encoding zinc finger MYND domain-containing protein 11-like isoform X1, with translation MEEADVRRASNPEIVLHLYNAITAIRAQRQIANIQRLVKYLEREYGHEPKQTLYYIHDAVMDGLVIETLTVGCKGSKAGVEQEGYWIPSDEQMAEAKAQESHDWYCFICHNPGEVIPCGCRRVFHLSCLSKSQREVKDGVDWTCPHCPKVEENLKEQHELGKCLSFIISQEKNHLSDLKKKPSQEISRYYDFFVFRHYDLKMLVKDCEDFAFSSVQEFEGKLKLMIHNYAIVFGRKHRLTKLAQQLYDECGHELEELHLCQNCFFLSNEKPVDDWFCRPCEPPHQVVWAKQKGFEYWPAKVIQVKDNRVDVRFFGKHHPRAWISIDLVRAITVSPTELKIKQKVQWKEANDEMKEYLRQCECVFGEEKTEKIIDHDSPFGIGKNMKLLAAMESDKKRIGTRLSATTSQTDKPQKRSAMQESTPGSPAKSAAHCSAAVSKAKPMDGLSFEDALKTVNFSKEFMIFSTSEDEPCCSSQIPGFSNENCSSEEQPCSSKEISKMKPELCKTASTLDIRTSTLALENIEESCNMIETDIIDCQSSVVEVKQLKKKYSVVSDAHTQTLHTQGGVDKEVQASPSDLDGKECSCKMRYGMVLLKFRDYVYEHHKLEKEKLLQAVLCESTEEQKKLVEKTRQGVTLKYEEIMKKLKETHDKEIEEVKKKKWCEVCQKEAIIHCCRNANYCSMKCKTKHQETADNVTAHIKPMEVVHTEVSARAISPCPITQSQACSYATTHSPLKMRITFSPKHGAISSLTTETPNSNTSPEMTPKTLPTSPKPTEQTPTSSISFKSRVSPHRTRRATKLAKEKLISY, from the exons ATGGAAGAAGCTGACGTGAGGCGTGCTTCAAATCCTGAAATTGTTCTGCATCTTTACAATGCAATTACCGCGATCCGTGCACAACGACAGATTGCTAATATTCAGAGATTGGTCAA GTATCTAGAGCGGGAGTATGGCCACGAACCCAAGCAGACACTGTATTATATTCACGATGCTGTTATGGATGGCTTAGTAATTGAAACCCTCACTGTGGGGTGCAAAGGGAGTAAAGCTGGGGTTGAGCAAGAGGGTTATTGGATACCAAGTGACGAACAA ATGGCGGAAGCAAAGGCACAAGAATCACACGATTGGTATTGTTTCATCTGCCACAATCCTGGCGAAGTCATCCCATGCGGATGTCGACGTGTTTTTCATTTAAGTTGTCTCAGCAAGTCACAACGTGAAGTGAAAGACGGTGTGGATTGGACGTGCCCACACTGCCCA aaagttGAAGAAAATCTAAAAGAGCAGCACGAGCTAGGAAAGTGTTTAAGCTTTATCATCAGTCAAGAAAAAAACCAT TTAAGTGACCTTAAGAAGAAACCATCCCAAGAAATTAGTCGATACTATGATTTTTTCGTTTTCCGCCATTATGACCTGAAAATGTTGGTAAAG GACTGCGAAGACTTTGCTTTCTCTTCAGTTCAAGAATTTGAAGGCAAACTGAAGTTAATGATCCACAACTATGCGATTGTGTTTGGACGAAAGCACAGGCTAACAAAACTTGCTCAACAACTGTATGAT GAGTGCGGGCATGAGCTGGAAGAACTTCACCTTTGCCagaattgttttttcttgtccAATGAAAAGCCAGTGGATGACTGGTTTTGCAGACCTTGT GAACCACCTCACCAAGTCGTTTGGGCAAAACAAAAAGGCTTTGAATACTGGCCCGCAAAAGTTATTCAAGTTAAGGATAACAGAGTTGACGTTCGATTTTTCGGTAAACACCATCCGAG GGCTTGGATATCAATAGACTTAGTTAGAGCAATCACTGTGAGCCCCACTGAGCTGAAAATTAAGCAGAAGGTCCAATGGAAAGAAGCAAACgatgaaatgaaagaataCCTAAGACAGTGTGAATGT GTTTTTGGTGaagaaaaaactgaaaaaattattgaCCACGATTCGCCATTTGGCATAGGGAAAAATATGAAGTTACTTGCAGCAATG GAATCTGACAAGAAACGGATTGGTACAAGACTTTCAGCCACAACTTCTCAG acAGATAAACCTCAGAAGAGGAGTGCGATGCAAGAAAGCACACCAGGCTCACCTGCAAAGTCGGCAGCACACTGTAGCGCAGCTGTTTCAAAAGCTAAACCCATGGATGGCCTTAGTTTTGAAGATGCTCTGAAAACAGTTAATTTCAGTAAAGAGTTTATGATTTTCTCAACTTCAG AAGATGAGCCGTGTTGTTCCTCACAAATTCCCGgattttcaaatgaaaactgCAGCAGTGAAGAG CAACCTTGCTCTAGCAAAGAAATAAGTAAGATGAAACCTGAATTATGCAAGACTGCCAGCACACTGGACATCAGA ACATCAACTCTGGCTCTGGAAAATATCGAAGAAAGCTGCAACATGATAGAAACCGATATTATTGACTGCCAG AGTTCTGTAGTTGAAGTGAAGCAGTTAAAGAAGAAATATTCTGTGGTGTCTGACGCACACACTCAG ACCTTGCATACTCAAGGAGGGGTTGACAAGGAGGTGCAAGCATCTCCCTCCGATCTCGATGGGAAGGAGTGCAGCTGCAAGATGAGATATGGGATGGTCCTCCTGAAATTTCGAGATTATGTTTACGAACATCACAAACTTGAGAAAGAAAAACTGCTTCAAGCTGTGTTGTGTGAA TCGACTGAAGAACAGAAGAAATTGGTCGAAAAAACACGGCAGGGAGTCACGTTGAAATATGAAGAAATTATgaagaaattaaaagaaaCACATGACAAGGAAATTGAAGAAGTTAAGAAGAAAAAATGG TGTGAAGTTTGTCAAAAAGAAGCAATTATCCATTGTTGTCGCAACGCCAACTACTGCTCCatgaaatgcaaaacaaaacaccAGGAAACAGCAGATAATGTGACTGCACATATTAAACCAATGGAAGTCGTCCACACTGAAGTAAGCGCACGGGCAATTTCACCATGTCCGATAACCCAATCCCAGGCGTGCTCATATGCCACCACCCATTCTCCATTGAAGATGCGAATAACTTTCTCGCCGAAGCACGGCGCCATTTCTTCGCTTACAACCGAGACACCAAACTCAAACACATCACCTGAGATGACTCCAAAAACGTTGCCGACTTCACCGAAACCCACTGAACAAACTCCTACCTCGAGCATCTCGTTTAAGAGCCGGGTGTCACCACACAGGACAAGACGAGCGACCAAGCTTGCCAAGGAGAAGTTGATCTCTTATTAA
- the LOC143451517 gene encoding zinc finger MYND domain-containing protein 11-like isoform X2, producing MEEADVRRASNPEIVLHLYNAITAIRAQRQIANIQRLVKYLEREYGHEPKQTLYYIHDAVMDGLVIETLTVGCKGSKAGVEQEGYWIPSDEQMAEAKAQESHDWYCFICHNPGEVIPCGCRRVFHLSCLSKSQREVKDGVDWTCPHCPKVEENLKEQHELGKCLSFIISQEKNHLSDLKKKPSQEISRYYDFFVFRHYDLKMLVKDCEDFAFSSVQEFEGKLKLMIHNYAIVFGRKHRLTKLAQQLYDECGHELEELHLCQNCFFLSNEKPVDDWFCRPCESDKKRIGTRLSATTSQTDKPQKRSAMQESTPGSPAKSAAHCSAAVSKAKPMDGLSFEDALKTVNFSKEFMIFSTSEDEPCCSSQIPGFSNENCSSEEQPCSSKEISKMKPELCKTASTLDIRTSTLALENIEESCNMIETDIIDCQSSVVEVKQLKKKYSVVSDAHTQTLHTQGGVDKEVQASPSDLDGKECSCKMRYGMVLLKFRDYVYEHHKLEKEKLLQAVLCESTEEQKKLVEKTRQGVTLKYEEIMKKLKETHDKEIEEVKKKKWCEVCQKEAIIHCCRNANYCSMKCKTKHQETADNVTAHIKPMEVVHTEVSARAISPCPITQSQACSYATTHSPLKMRITFSPKHGAISSLTTETPNSNTSPEMTPKTLPTSPKPTEQTPTSSISFKSRVSPHRTRRATKLAKEKLISY from the exons ATGGAAGAAGCTGACGTGAGGCGTGCTTCAAATCCTGAAATTGTTCTGCATCTTTACAATGCAATTACCGCGATCCGTGCACAACGACAGATTGCTAATATTCAGAGATTGGTCAA GTATCTAGAGCGGGAGTATGGCCACGAACCCAAGCAGACACTGTATTATATTCACGATGCTGTTATGGATGGCTTAGTAATTGAAACCCTCACTGTGGGGTGCAAAGGGAGTAAAGCTGGGGTTGAGCAAGAGGGTTATTGGATACCAAGTGACGAACAA ATGGCGGAAGCAAAGGCACAAGAATCACACGATTGGTATTGTTTCATCTGCCACAATCCTGGCGAAGTCATCCCATGCGGATGTCGACGTGTTTTTCATTTAAGTTGTCTCAGCAAGTCACAACGTGAAGTGAAAGACGGTGTGGATTGGACGTGCCCACACTGCCCA aaagttGAAGAAAATCTAAAAGAGCAGCACGAGCTAGGAAAGTGTTTAAGCTTTATCATCAGTCAAGAAAAAAACCAT TTAAGTGACCTTAAGAAGAAACCATCCCAAGAAATTAGTCGATACTATGATTTTTTCGTTTTCCGCCATTATGACCTGAAAATGTTGGTAAAG GACTGCGAAGACTTTGCTTTCTCTTCAGTTCAAGAATTTGAAGGCAAACTGAAGTTAATGATCCACAACTATGCGATTGTGTTTGGACGAAAGCACAGGCTAACAAAACTTGCTCAACAACTGTATGAT GAGTGCGGGCATGAGCTGGAAGAACTTCACCTTTGCCagaattgttttttcttgtccAATGAAAAGCCAGTGGATGACTGGTTTTGCAGACCTTGT GAATCTGACAAGAAACGGATTGGTACAAGACTTTCAGCCACAACTTCTCAG acAGATAAACCTCAGAAGAGGAGTGCGATGCAAGAAAGCACACCAGGCTCACCTGCAAAGTCGGCAGCACACTGTAGCGCAGCTGTTTCAAAAGCTAAACCCATGGATGGCCTTAGTTTTGAAGATGCTCTGAAAACAGTTAATTTCAGTAAAGAGTTTATGATTTTCTCAACTTCAG AAGATGAGCCGTGTTGTTCCTCACAAATTCCCGgattttcaaatgaaaactgCAGCAGTGAAGAG CAACCTTGCTCTAGCAAAGAAATAAGTAAGATGAAACCTGAATTATGCAAGACTGCCAGCACACTGGACATCAGA ACATCAACTCTGGCTCTGGAAAATATCGAAGAAAGCTGCAACATGATAGAAACCGATATTATTGACTGCCAG AGTTCTGTAGTTGAAGTGAAGCAGTTAAAGAAGAAATATTCTGTGGTGTCTGACGCACACACTCAG ACCTTGCATACTCAAGGAGGGGTTGACAAGGAGGTGCAAGCATCTCCCTCCGATCTCGATGGGAAGGAGTGCAGCTGCAAGATGAGATATGGGATGGTCCTCCTGAAATTTCGAGATTATGTTTACGAACATCACAAACTTGAGAAAGAAAAACTGCTTCAAGCTGTGTTGTGTGAA TCGACTGAAGAACAGAAGAAATTGGTCGAAAAAACACGGCAGGGAGTCACGTTGAAATATGAAGAAATTATgaagaaattaaaagaaaCACATGACAAGGAAATTGAAGAAGTTAAGAAGAAAAAATGG TGTGAAGTTTGTCAAAAAGAAGCAATTATCCATTGTTGTCGCAACGCCAACTACTGCTCCatgaaatgcaaaacaaaacaccAGGAAACAGCAGATAATGTGACTGCACATATTAAACCAATGGAAGTCGTCCACACTGAAGTAAGCGCACGGGCAATTTCACCATGTCCGATAACCCAATCCCAGGCGTGCTCATATGCCACCACCCATTCTCCATTGAAGATGCGAATAACTTTCTCGCCGAAGCACGGCGCCATTTCTTCGCTTACAACCGAGACACCAAACTCAAACACATCACCTGAGATGACTCCAAAAACGTTGCCGACTTCACCGAAACCCACTGAACAAACTCCTACCTCGAGCATCTCGTTTAAGAGCCGGGTGTCACCACACAGGACAAGACGAGCGACCAAGCTTGCCAAGGAGAAGTTGATCTCTTATTAA